The Capsicum annuum cultivar UCD-10X-F1 chromosome 3, UCD10Xv1.1, whole genome shotgun sequence genomic sequence tcactttttttactttttcagaAAGAGTCAGTTTTAGGATCTCAGATTGTAGATTCAattttgaagaatcaagttgacTAACTTGTTCCTTGAGAGTGTTATTTTCCTTTTCAATAACCTTTTTTCAAGTTTTCATATCGATAAAAtcaaacttgagacttgcaataCTGTTGAATAGTTCATCcctatcaaaagataattcttgaaaatcatctATTAATCCATTCATCAATGAAACaagtttttcttttgaaaataggTGTAAATTCTTTTTAAGTTTTGGAATACTTACCTTAGTAGTGTTATCTCAGTCTTCCATGTTTAATCTTCAATTGCCATAAGAGCAGTTTCATCTACCTCTCCATCATCTAATCCTTCAGAGTCAGATCCCCAAGCAGCTACCATAGCAAATTCTTCCTTCTCTcttttttagccttttcttttaattctttctcagctctttcctttttttcattcaatttctcaaacaggacaatctctgacttgaTGATCAGCTTTACCACACTTAAAGCACCCTGTGGGGTTGTCATTGGAATGCCTCTTGATACCAGTTTCATTCTTCCTTTTGAAGACTTTGCTGAAATATTTTGTTATGAATGTCACCTGCTCTTCAGTCAGTTTCATTTCTCCATTACTGTCAGAGGCTTTTAAGGCCAAGGTTTTCTCAAGAGCTGCCTTTTCATTCTTGGCTTCATCAATTTGCATCTCATAAGTCTTTAGGTTTCCTACTAATTTATCTAAAGACATACTGGTTAAATCCTTTGCCTCTCTAATAGCAGTAACCTTGACATTCCATTTAGATTTTGGTAGGACCCTCAATACTTTCTCGGCTTGTTCCTCAGTAGTGATGATTTTTCCCAAAAAAGTTAATTGATTTGTCAAAAAAGTGAGTCTTGACATCATCTGATGAAGTGAttcatttttctttatcttaAAACCTTCATACTCAGTAAAGAGAAGAGCAACTCTGAATTTTCTCACTTGAGTGGTGCCCTCATGTGCATTCACCAAGGCATCTCAAATTTTCTTGGCAGTGGTGCAAGTAAATACCCTGTTGTATTCAGCTGGACCTAGCCCACACACTAGTATGTTATTTGCCTTTGCATATTTTCTCCAGAGCCACCAAATCATGAGCAGTAAATTAGCTTCTCACCTTTTAAACTTGTTCTTCATCTTCCAACTTCATTGGGATAGTTAAACGATCAGTAATTCTGCCCCACAATTCATAGTCTTCTCCTCTAATGAACATTTTCATTCTAGACTTCCACCAAGCGAAATAAGTACCATTAAAAAAAGGAGGCCTAGTAACTGTGACCAGTAGGCAGTACAAAATTCATCATAGTGATATTTTATTAGGTGTTAACCTTATGTAAGATAATCTctctctaataccacttgttagagtacgagccctactaatttcttattttttgccTAATTGTTGCCTATCGATGGAACAAGTTAACAAACGTGCTCCTATGTAGCTAAAATAGTAAGTAATTGCACAATGATATTTACatgaaaaacacccggctcaaagaggtgtaaaaaatcacgacttgtacctctacaggatttaaccccaacttcaccaAAATAATTTGAGTCTCAACAAATCAACGAATTACAAAACTATTGTAATTAAGGAATTAAAATCTAACTCTTatttctacaaaaacacaaaccTTCTCAAGGTAAGTGTTCCCAAGTTTTCGAGTTTCCAAACTTGAAGACAAAGCTCCTAActtagtttatacttcactgagactagacaacattacaactcaagaaccaacctaatacataaAGTTTAAGACTCCTTAACTCTAAGTACAAGGAACAGGTTCTCCTTCGATGCTTCAAGCTTTTGGAATTGTTTGATAATTCGTTGATGTGTTGCTATCTTTTGAGTGCATGAGTAACAAAGTGAGTTACTCCCTCGATATATATTGACTCCTCAAAGAGTCCTTCCCTGTGTGTTAACTTTTTCCGCCTCTTGGACTCTTCAACTTTATCAGACTTCTATGTTCAGTTAGAGTCCATCTTCTAGTGAAACTCTTGTAGTTGTCAAACTCCTACTTCAAGTCAATCTCCTTGTTTGAGTGCAACACTTTCTCTTCAGCTTATCAACAAGTGTTGTATTTAACTACTACTACTTCTTTTTATCACATGTGATCCACCAAGAATGAGAGAAAGCTTTATCCATTCTTCAGAGAGTTGAGCTTGTCCATTCCTGTCCGCTTTCTTAGTGACTGTCTCTGTGTATTGGACCAACTTAAGTAACATGTTTCTTCTATATGTTTCTTTTACATGTCAATAATCAATACTTCATTGATCTATCGTGTTGTCTTAAGATTTTTTCAGAAGTGAGACAAGACCTAGCCAAATATTTATAAACATCAAATTTTGACCTAAGGGGCCCTTCCCATAACAACCTTATTAGATATTCAACATGGTTTACACTAGTGTCACTTCACAGTTCACACCCACCAATATATAAAGTGATTTAAAGCGCAACCTCTGCTCAAATAAAtcatttaaattttagaaattaagttttgtattttgttattatataaaaatattttatattataagataaatttaatcaattatttaaatttttctttttaaatttttatataaaaaactTGAGTAATAACTAATATGTAATAACAGATTAAATTTATTTAACAATATAAAATAGCTTATACACTTATATTTTATGAAGCCAGTTCGGCCTTTTTAAATTTGTCAGTATACCATGCAAACTCCATGTGATATTCATGTGCATGCAGCTACCCGTTTATCACACCAACACTTCGTTAGTTTTTCACGATTCGACACTTGTCACCTTGCATGCAATTTGCAAACACTTTTAAACTGACCATCTCCAATTCCCCCACCAAAAATTCCCAATTCCCACGCAAAATCAAAATTATCTTTTAGAACTTCGATTCGAAATAAGCTTCAATTGTAACCATGGCAATATTCACTAAACCAAAGCTTTTATTTCTCATCTTGATCCTAGTCTCTTTGTTTCTTGCTAGTCAATGTGACGAAGAAGAGAACAACAATCCCTACTTATTTAAGTCACATAGGTTCACACCTCAATTGAGATCAAAACATGGTGAATTTCGAGTCCTTGATAAGTTCACTGATGAACTTTTTGGGGGAATAGAGAAGTATAGAGTTGGAGTACTTGAATTTGAACCTATGTCTTTCATGCGTCCTCATCACTTTGATGCTCAACTCTTACTTCTTACTGTTAGAGGCACgtacattttattatatattgctCGAGGCTCAAACTGAAATTGAGTTTAACTTTGTGAACTATTGGTACTTTCTTGTTTCCATTCTGATATAGTTTGAATTGGGAGGAAATTTAACCGCacaaaattttattataaaataaaagtattttaaaacttgtagtatTAGTCTGGTATGGTATTTGTGTGTTATTGTCTTGAATATGTCATAGTAATAGTTATGtggttataaaaataaaaagtgcaAAGATCGTTGTACATTTAGAAGTGTTCTTTTATTTATTAGATGAGCTAAAAGGCTAAAAAAGAGAAGTGTTTCACGTGAATGTAAACCATGCAATCATTTTTTTAAAGGCGGAATATTTGTTTATCAAGTTAAAGTTAAAGGTGTCTGAATGAAATTTCGTGGAGTGATAGAGGCGTAGATATCAAATCAGGATAGGTAACGAGGGTCTCTGATGACATTTCGTCTTTCTttaaaatggactaaaaaggaaattCTGTCACAAAGACAGAAATAAAAAAGagtgtttttttttatgtttattacaGGGAGAGGAACAATAAGTATAgcagaagaagatgagaagaagtCCTTCAACTTGGAGCATGGTGATATACTCAATATTTCTGCTGGTTCAACAGTCTACTTCATCAACAAAGATAACAAAGAGAAGTTCTCCGTTTACGTGCTAGCCAAGTCTGTTAATGTCCCTGGACAATTTCAGGTAATCATAGTACTTTGAAGATTCTTTTATCAAGCTTCAAAATTTGGGGAGGAGAATATTTGCATTCTCAACTGTTTAATATTTCTAAACTTTAgatgttccaaaactatgtgaAAAAAACTATAAGTTGCAATTCTTTCCATATTAATATGTTGAAAAAATTACATCTTAAAGTGTTGTCAAAATTCATGCAGTTTGACTTTCGAGACCTGAAATGCGacaagtaaaaggaaaaaaaggattaCTAATTAATATATAGTTTATGTGGGGTTCAGGAATTCTTTAGTGCCGGAGGTGAAAATGCAGAAACCTTCTACAGAGCTTTCAGCAGTGATATCCTGGAGACCGCTTTCAATGTGAGCCTACTTAATCAATTTCGTACAAACTAATTAATTTTACATTAGGTCTTTATATAATGTTAGTTAAAATTCtcacttttctttattattttgatggttAGACCCCAAGGGACAGGTTAGAGAGGCTATTTGGACAACAAAAGCAGGGGATAGTAATCAAAGCCAGTGAAGAACAAATTAGAGCAATAAGCCAACACGCTTCATGCTCCATTAAGGAAAAGAAAGGTGAAACGGGAGGTCCTTTCAGTGTGTTGAAGGAACGCACATTAATTGGTAACAGATTTGGACAATACTTTGAAGCAACCCCAGATAGATTCCAACAGTTGAGGGATTTGGATGTAGCTGTTGGTATCATGAACATCAACCAAGTAAGCCACTTAATTTGCAATTTACCACTTCAACttcgtttcaatttatgtgacatagtTTGTCTTGACAGAGAGTTTAACTAAGTAAAAAAGTGAGACTTTCGAAATTTGTGGTCATAAACACGTCATAACATTTGTATGGCTAGACAACTATTGAAATATGTGCTCGTAAACAATAATATTTGTGTAGCTCTCGTTTAGGTAAAACTCAAAAGTTATTCAAATATAGAAATGTGTTACTCATTTTAGAACTGAAGCAAAGTGAAAACTAACTATATTTCAGCAAAAAGGATACAATTAGGGTGGCTAGGCCCGACCTCGAATACAACATTTGAATGATGAACCAGATCAGTCAAAGCATTTCAGCCTACTCTACTCTACAGGAGATGATATCAGCTCACAAAAAAATCAGCTTCGTCATCTCTTATTCTAATACTAGGCAGTTGTATTTTGTCCAGCTGGTAACGGCATTTTGCATCTTTAGGAAGCTCTTGAAAGGAGTTGAAATGTAGACACACATTGTGAGAAGAGGCATATATACTTAGCTAGGCTATCTGCAACTTGGTTAGCTTCTCTAGAGAAATGTCTAGCAGTAGCATTCATCCCTTTCAGCTCGTCAATGATCTTGTCTGTTCTACTCTACGAATAAGATTGTTAGTTTTTCTGTTTAACAACATTTCAGTGACAATGTTGGAATTTAGTTCAAtaaccacatttgtgatgcctatAGGTTAGTGCACGTACTTACTCCATAACTGGCAGCCACTGTTTCCGCCGTGTTGTTACTGTTGTAATTAACAGAAACTGTGTATACCATGATGATGTCCCCTTTGCCATTTCTGATGATGCCTCCAATGCCAGCCTTTCCAGATTCATGAATGTAACTTCCCTGTGTGTCAAGCCTATGTCTACGAGTTGGCAGCGCTTCGGCATAACTTGTCTCCAATCTCCATTACCAAAATCTTGATATCTTAATTTCATAGGAATAATTTGTTATGTTTCTGACTCATGTAATAGAGCGAAAACGGAGTGATATATGCACTGTGAGAATTTATATAGCTGAACGTACTTTCCTTGTGATGGAGGCATAATAGTGTTATAAGTAACTTGTAAATTAATTTTGCAGGGTGGAATGATATTACCAGTCTATTGTACAAGGGCTACATGGTTGGTAATGGTTGCACAAGGAAATGGCCGGCTTGAAATGGTTAGTAGCCGACGCCATCAGAGACAAGGCCATAAGGTGGTACGAGGTTGTCTATCAGTTGGTGATTTTTTCGTAATCCCAGCAGGACATCCTATTACGGTTGTCGCCACAGGAGATTCAAATCTAAGAATGGTTGGTTTTGGAATTAATGGCCATAACAGCAGATTGAACTTCCTTGCTGGTATTAGTTTTCTTCTCTTAAGGGTTTAACTTCTTCTACTACAACAACTACAACATGCCACGGTAGTGTACGATGGGGTCTGGGGTGGGGAGGGTAGTGTAGACAAAGACCTTACCTCTTCCGTTTTAAGGAATAGCAGCTGTTTCAGAAAGATCATTGGCTCAAAACAGATGAAAAGACGACAACAACAAGAAGCATGAGTAATaacaagaaaatacaataaacaaGTCTAGGAAACAACAAATAGAAATAACAATCTAAGAATATGGAAATACAAGACTACAACCAATACTTCGGAAATGGGAGTTGACAAAGCACTCAACTACCTACTAACTTTGTCATCTACTACAACTACTAATATATTGATATCATAAATAATAGTATCATTTTCTATGTACCAATTTAAATGGagtatattctttttttattccCTCTTTAAACAAATATCATTGTTTTGTATGTAGGAACAATTTAATTTTCATGTCTAAAATTCATTTTACCACTAGTTTCAACTTTCAAGAGTCGTTTTTGAACACTTTGTCTAGTTAAATAGTGCCATATAGTTCAATTGGGACGAAGTACGTAATAGAAACTTATGAATAGTATTCGTTATACGGTCAAACCATCACGACTTTCACCTAAAGCTCATGATGACACTAAGAATATTCATGCACCATGATATGTAGCTTTTCGGTCTTTTCAATTAAGAATGTGGAATTTTGTTCAAGTTACACCTAATACGTAGTCTTTTCACCTTTCATATGCAATTATGAATAGTCATTTACACAAATACATAGAAATTAAActctttttaaaaagttttcCTGGCTGGTTTGAAATTTAAGGTCAACAAAGCATATGGAGAAATGTTGACAGAGGAGCAAAAGAAATGTCATTCAACATGCCAGCAAGGGAGGTTGAAGAAATATTTCAGAATCAAAATGAGTCATATTTTGTTGCAGCACCAAAAGGCGGAGGAAGAAGGGGACAACAATATGTGTCTTCAATTTTGGACTTAGTGTTCTAAGTTGTAGAATATCCTTGCGAGAGCTTTGTGAGTAAATAAAGAAAGGCTCCAAGAGTTGgtttttttgtttcttctctgaggcggatctagaatttaaaggttgtgggttcctaatttataatttttatcactagaccaataacacactttgtttgtgggttcccaacttataattcttatatatttactagttttttcaatataaatttaaGAACCGTACGAAAGTTATGGATTCTCAAGAACCCGCACGTAAAGTTGTGCATCCGCCCCTGCTTCTCTTCTGTGTGGTTGTAATGAGCGAGCTTTTTGTTTCTTCTCTTCTGTGTGGCTGTAATTAGCGAGCAGTTGGCAGAGTGTATTAGAAAGAGGTTAGTATTAGCTTTGttattattaatatctttgtttggtatattttttcaACTTATATATAATCAACGATACTCTATTTATGTATGATCAacgatattttatttgatattgaGGTGTGTGTAGTTTTTGACCTTTTATAATATATCTTTCCTCGTTTTATATTACTTGACCTATTAATTTAGCACAtctcatataaaaaattaattagagacgtattttattattaaatttgattattattattttatgtagttatttaatactttatgtaattcttatGGTCGGGTTTTTTTACGAACTCTGCATGGCAGAAGCTTAGTGTactgggtttttttttttaatactctaTGTGTTTGTAATTGGTCAAgagaatttctttttttcttcaagaatttttttttactttatttcaaatacaacttcaagttGGTATTTGATGTTAGAATTTCAAATATAACTCCAAGTTGCATTTAGAAAAGTGAAAATTTTTTCACTCCACcttctctcacaaaaatttaaaaacaactttaatttatatttatagtaaacacaactccaactccaaacaAATTTGATTTCATGGCGAAATGCCTACAAAAATAGTATTCAAAAAAAGGTAACATAAAACTCTTTTGCTTTACTAAAAtgaataagtaaattaaaatatttatttttgatataagagtcaaataaaatgaaacggagaAAGGTATCTTCTTGAGTACAATGTAACTTTTGTAAACATAGTAAACTTCCTCTTTTAACACAAAAGAAAATTGCATTTAATCTCATTCTTATCCCTAAATCTTCAAGGACTCTAGATATGAACTTCAGAGTAGCCTATAAAAAAATGTGGACAATTAAAATTAATATCTTTTGCTCAAGTAATTAAGTGgaaagtaaaaatgaaaattgaacGGACTATTAAAGGGGAgcaactttaaaaaaatatggaCAATTAAAATTAATATCTTTTGCTCAAGTAACTAAGTGgaaagtaaaaatgaaaatcGAACGGACTATTAAAGGGGAGCAACTTTAGAGTATAGAACATATGGTTTCTCTATTTCTTTAATCCCAAATTATCATATAATATATAGTCTCCCAATTAAGCAAACAAATCGAAGAGATTAAATACTTTGGTATCTGAATACAAGAGATTGACCATATGGCAAAGTGCACAACCTTGGTTCTTGTTTTTCTAGCATACCTTTCAGGTACTTTCACAACTTTCAGACATGTTATAAGTCATGTGTTTAAAAgaataacatattttatatttttctcaagGAAATGTTTATAGTTGTAGAATCGTTATGACATGTTTAAGAACAGATTTTAAAAGTATATATACAGTGTTGACACCTCTTCACATAAGTTGAAATTTTAGCGTTGTGATTAAGAATTTacaaaaatttcagaaagatcgtgtgtttgaatttttttgaccTATCTATTTTGATTTGTCTCGATTGGGTGATATTAGATTTTATTGAAAACATATAAAGGATATTGAATATTAATTTAGGGGTATTTGGAGAAAGGACGATTCAAGCTAAATTTCATGCTCAATCTGTGACGATATGAGTGTGATATACATTGATATACAGTGCCAATAATGTGTGTTATATACATTgggccaaacccatcgatagcccctcaaacttgtctcgaaaattcacttagacccctcaactaaaacttgtacctatcAAGCCcctcaagtgctaaaattgaTACTTATCAGGCACAAAATGCTAATTTAGcaaggagagtgtgttacactctacTTGGCGCGTGAATAgtagaataaataataattaacttttttttaattaaaaaatttatatttaaattattttattaatatatttttttaataataacaattttttaattctttattttttaaaaagagccCCCACCTCCTtcccctccccccacccccactTGCCcgtatcttcttcttcatctgaAGCAACAAGAAACCACTGAAGATgtagaaaataattttaagcaACAAAATGGAGAAACTCCATTACCAATAAAATCAACAACTCTattataacaacaaaaaaatcactAAGCAATCTTTACCATTCTTCACCATTTTCAACAACATCaaagatgtgaaaaaaaaatcttttttttttttggacaaaatcagTTAACTGATtaagaaatctttttttttcatttattaatgGAGTTTTTGATTTAACAATAATTATGTGTGTGTATCGCTGACTGTGTGTGTGTTGCTGACTctgcgtgtgtgtgtgtgtgtgtgaagatGACGGGAGAGGGGGGTGTGAAGAAGACGACGGGGGGAGGGTGGTGTGAAGAAGACGACTATGTGTATGTGTTTCTGACTATTGTTAATGGAGTTGTTgactatgtgtgtgtgtgaagacGAAGGGGATGGGGGGTGGGGTGGTGAAGAAGACGACTGGTGGGTGGGggctgtttttttcttttcttttttttaattcataaattattattaaatgataattaaatagaaGATGGACAAATCAACAttttcataatataatttttttttttgccacgtgTTTTTTTGTAATTGGTCAGTTTTGTCACGTCATCGCGTGTGTGTTGCATACACTTGAGCCTTTTGTTGATTGggaaaaaaatgcccaattgaattaaaattcggggggtttaggggtctgataggtacagGCATTAGTTGAGgagtctaagtgaattttcgaaaNNNNNNNNNNNNNNNNNNNNNNNNNNNNNNNNNNNNNNNNNNNNNNNNNNNNNNNNNNNNNNNNNNNNNNNNNNNNNNNNNNNNNNNNNNNNNNNNNNNNNNNNNNNNNNNNNNNNNNNNNNNNNNNNNNNNNNNNNNNNNNNNNNNNNNNNNNNNNNNNNNNNNNNNNNNNNNNNNNNNNNNNNNNNNNNNNNNNNNNNNNNNNNNNNNNNNNNNNNNNNNNNNNNNNNNNNNNNNNNNNNNNNNNNNNNNNNNNNNNNNNNNNNNNNNNNNNNNNNNNNNNNNNNNNNNNNNNNNNNNNNNNNNNNNNNNNNNNNNNNNNNNNNNNNNNNNNNNNNNNNNNNNNNNNNNNNNNNNNNNNNNNNNNNNNNNNNNNNNNNNNNNNNNNNNNNNNNNNNNNNNNNNNNNNNNNNNNNNNNNNNNNNNNNNNNNNNNNNNNNNNNNNNNNNNNNNNNNNNNNNNNNNNNNNNNNNNNNNNNNNNNNNNNNNNNNNNNNNNNNNNNNNNNNNNNNNNNNNNNNNNNNNNNNNNNNNNNNNNNNNNNNNNNNNNNNNNNNNNNNNNNNNNNNNNNNNNNNNNNNNNNNNNNNNNNNNNNNNNNNNNNNNNNNNNNNNNNNNNNNNNNNNNNNNNNNNNNNNNNNNNNNNNNNNNNNNNNNNNNNNNNNNNNNNNNNNNNNNNNNNNNNNNNNNNNNNNNNNNNNNNNNNNNNNNNNNNNNNNNNNNNNNNNNNNNNNNNNNNNNNNNNNNNNNNNNNNNNNNNNNNNNNNNNNNNNNNNNNNNNNNNNNNNNNNNNNNNNNNNNNNNNNNNNNNNNNNNNNNNNNNNNNNNNNNNNNNNNNNNNNNNNNNNNNNNNNNNNNNNNNNNNNNNNNNNNNNNNNNNNNNNNNNNNNNNNNNNNNNNNNNNNNNNNNNNNNNNNNNNNNNNNNNNNNNNNNNNNNNNNNNNNNNNNNNNNNNNNNNNNNNNNNNNNNNNNNNNNNNNNNNNNNNNNNNNNNNNNNNNNNNNNNNNNNNNNNNNNNNNNNNNNNNNNNNNNNNNNNNNNNNNNNNNNNNNNNNNNNNNNNNNNNNNNNNNNNNNNNNNNNNNNNNNNNNNNNNNNNNNNNNNNNNNNNNNNNNNNNNNNNNNNNNNNNNNNNNNNNNNNNNNNNNNNNNNNNNNNNNNNNNNNNNNNNNNNNNNNNNNNNNNNNNNNNNNNNNNNNNNNNNNNNNNNNNNNNNNNNNNNNNNNNNNNNNNNNNNNNNNNNNNNNNNNNNNNNNNNNNNNNNNNNNNNNNNNNNNNNNNNNNNNNNNNNNNNNNNNNNNNNNNNNNNNNNNNNNNNNNNNNNNNNNNNNNNNNNNNNNNNNNNNNNNNNNNNNNNNNNNNNNNNNNNNNNNNNNNNNNNNNNNNNNNNNNNNNNNNNNNNNNNNNNNNNNNNNNNNNNNNNNNNNNNNNNNNNNNNNNNNNNNNNNNNNNNNNNNNNNNNNNNNNNNNNNNNNNNNNNNNNNNNNNNNNNNNNNNNNNNNNNN encodes the following:
- the LOC107866455 gene encoding vicilin Jug r 2.0101, with translation MFITGRGTISIAEEDEKKSFNLEHGDILNISAGSTVYFINKDNKEKFSVYVLAKSVNVPGQFQEFFSAGGENAETFYRAFSSDILETAFNTPRDRLERLFGQQKQGIVIKASEEQIRAISQHASCSIKEKKGETGGPFSVLKERTLIGNRFGQYFEATPDRFQQLRDLDVAVGIMNINQGGMILPVYCTRATWLVMVAQGNGRLEMVSSRRHQRQGHKVVRGCLSVGDFFVIPAGHPITVVATGDSNLRMVGFGINGHNSRLNFLAGQQSIWRNVDRGAKEMSFNMPAREVEEIFQNQNESYFVAAPKGGGRRGQQYVSSILDLVF